The following is a genomic window from Nitrospira sp..
GAACTTATCTTGTCAGAAATCGCGGTCAGAAACACAAGACTGTTTTGATCGAGCATCCCTATCGCGCCGACTGGAAACTGGTCGAGCCGAAAGACGCAACGGAACGGACAAGAGATCAGTATCGCTTCAGTGTCGCAGTGGATGCCGGAAAAACTGCCACGCTGCGCGTGAAAGAGACGCTCCCGATCCAGGAATCGATCCTCTTGATGGACAGCGGCCTCGACCGCATCGCCTACTTCCAACAGACTAAAGAGGTCAGTGCAAAAGTCAAAGAGGCCCTGCAGCGAGTCGTTCACCTTCGCAGTAAACTCGATGAGACCCGCGCGCAACGCACCAAGCTCGAACAACACATCGGCGAGATCACAACGGAACAGAACCGTATTCGCGAGAATATGCAGCGGCTTCAGCAGAGCTCGGATCTCTATACTCGCTACGTAAAGAAGCTGGATCAGCAGGAGACGGAACTGGAGAAGCTGCGCAAGGAGATCGAAGGGCTTACTGCGACGGAGACGGAACGACGGCAGGAACTCCAGAACTATGTGATGGCGCTCGACCTCGCATAAGCTCAGTTCTCTAATCGGAAGAATGCGTGAATCTGCTCGGCCGGCACACAGCCGGCCAGCACAACGCCGCTTGGTGAGACCAACAGGGGAACTCCGGCCTGGCCGGTTTCGTGCCAGGCCGTTTCCCACTCCCCCATCGTTTGGTCGAGGTCACTCCCGTCTGAAATCCCGAACTCATCTAGCGCGAGAGGGTTTGAGATGTCTTGTCCTTTCACCCAGAATGCATGGTACAAATCGCGCACCATCTGCATTCCCGCCCCATAATCGCGCTGAAACAGCGATACGGCCAGGACAATCGCCGGTCCAGTGTTTGGTTTGCCGGGAGGAAGTGCGATCGGAAGCCCGGGCGCCAACCGTTGCACGACCGCCACCTCATGACGCAATTCAGCCAGGCGCGAACCTTCCCAGGCCTTCATTGGGCGCGGCAAATGCGGCGCATGTTGCACCCCTCTCCACTCACAGCGATCGATCAACCGCAACTCGTACAGCCGCTCATGCAGGGCATAACAAAAGGGGCAATTGAAGTCGCTGTAGAGCAGATAGCCAGACATCACCAGTTGCCTCCCTGTACAGAGCGTAAACCTATCCGAAGAATATGGGGTGCGTCCAGTGGTCTAAGGAGAGCCAGCTTGTCGGAAAGTCGGAGTCGGGAAACCTTTTATGCATGCCGAAGGATGCGGTCGAGAATCCCACGCAACGCCGGAAGCGTCACCGGCTTAGTGAGGACTGCATCCATTCCAGCCTGTACGCAAATTTGTGCATCCTCTGCGGAGGCGTGGCCAGTCAGTGCAATGACAGGAATATGGGAATTCGTCTCCGTCTCTCGTTGCCGAATTGCGCGAGTAGCGTCATAGCCATCCATCTCCGGCATTTCACAGTCCATCAAGATCGCGTCGTAGGGTGTTCTCGACACCGCCTCGACTGCCTCGCGGCCATTCCGAGCGATTTCCACTTCGTAGCCCAGCTTTTGGAGAAACTTGCACGCGACCACTTGGTTGATCTCGTTATCGTCGGCGACCAGGACGCGTTTCGGAACGTCCGATCGTAACTCCGGCTTGCCCATCTCTGAGGCCATGGAGTCGGCAGACTCGCGGTGAATCGCCGGCAACAGAAGCGTCGTGTAAGAAAACGTGGTGCCCGATCCTGCCTGGCTTTCGACCGCAATTCCCCCCCCCATCAGTTCGACGAGCTGCCGGCAAATCATCAATCCGAGACCCGTTCCTCCAAACTTTCTTGCCGTCGATGCCTCCGCTTGCGAATACGCCTGAAACAATCTGGACTGCTGTTCATCTGTCATGCCGATCCCCGTATCGGAAATCTTCCACTCAAGCCGGATGCTATCCGGCAGAAGGGAGGGCGATGGCCGCAATGCGACAGAGATTGCCACGCGGCCCCTCTCTGTGAATTTGATCGCATTGCCGACCAGATTGAAGAGAATCTGGCGAAGGCGCACCGGATCTCCGCGCAGACGATCCGGCACATCCGGCGCGACCTCAACCGTTAATTCCAGCTCCTTCTTGATCGCCAGCCCTGAGACAAGAGTCAGCACATCCTCGATGAGCAAACGGAGATGCACATCTGCCGCTTCCAACGACATTTTCCCGGCTTCGATCTTTGAGAAATCCAAGATATCGTTCACCAACGCCAACAAGGCTTCCGAGGATCGATGCATACTTTGAAGCAATTGCCGTTGCTCATCGGTGAGCATCGTATCCTGCAAGAGTTGTGTGCATCCAAGCACGCCGTTCATCGGTGTCCGAAGCTCGTGACTCATCGTGGCTAAGAAAATTCCCTTGGCATGGGCAGACTCTTCCGCCACTTCTTTCGCCCGGCGCAACGCCACATCGGCCGTGACATCAAGTCCATAGGCCCGAATCTGATCGAGATCACCCAATGGGAAAAACGACCAGGCAAGAACCCGATCGGCGATCATGTGTTCGATGCGACAGGTCGCCGAGCGGGTCCGCAGGCAATCCTTCAAAATCGTCTCCAAATCGTGAGGGAGCATTGCCTCGATCCCCTTCTCAAGGGCGCCGCAAGCGGTCAAGAGTTCCACCATCGCCGTGTTCGCATAGAGCATCCCCCCGACGCCATCGAACTCGACGATTGGATTCGGCGAGTCTTCAGCCAATCGCGCCACTCGCTGCACATCTCGCTGCACTTCTATGTCCGCGGTCAAATCCCGCGTGACGATGACCGCGCCCACACGTTCGGCCAGCTGCACTCTTGGCCAGAATGTGGTTGAGAGTTCAAACCGAGTCCCATCCCCTCGCGTCCACTGATGGGATGGCACCATCGTGACTTCGCCAGTTTTCATCATCTGCTGGAAGGGGGAGCTGCCCGTCCCGTTGGGCGCCGACAACCGGCAATCCATCAGCTCCTGAAACGGCTGGCCAATCACATCGCGCACGCGGCCGACCAGTTGTTGGGCCATTGGATTCAAGGAGACAATCCGCCCGCTCCGATCGGCGACGAACACCGCATCGCTCGACGACTCCATGAGAAGAAAGGCATCTTCTCGAGTCGGCAACCACGACATCTGCTTGGGCTCGCGCGCATTCGACTCAGGTTGCCGCTGAGGGCTCATGCGGCCACCTGTCTCAAAATCGATTCCACATCGATTCCTTCCCGCCGTGGATCTCGGATATCGTGAATGCTTCGCCCGCCTTCCGGTTCTTGAGCAAGGTCGAGCTCTAGAGGCGGCGCGCATGACCTCCCTCTCGCATCTCGACAGAGATACACAATAGGCAAGTGGGCCTTCCCTGGAGTAATCGCCCCCACAACCCCAACCTCTCCAGACTTCAAGGCCACAAGACTGTAGAGCGGAAACACACCGATCGCTCTGATCAGATAGGACACCTGATCGCGTAAATACGGCTGATCGCGATATCGTTGATACAATTGCGTCATCGCTTGATTGGACGACATGGGAGGCCCGCCCGTTTGGCCGGTTAGCAGCTCGTCATACTGATCCACAATTCCGACAAGC
Proteins encoded in this region:
- a CDS encoding DSBA domain-containing protein (MaGe:77308532) — encoded protein: MSGYLLYSDFNCPFCYALHERLYELRLIDRCEWRGVQHAPHLPRPMKAWEGSRLAELRHEVAVVQRLAPGLPIALPPGKPNTGPAIVLAVSLFQRDYGAGMQMVRDLYHAFWVKGQDISNPLALDEFGISDGSDLDQTMGEWETAWHETGQAGVPLLVSPSGVVLAGCVPAEQIHAFFRLEN
- a CDS encoding putative Histidine kinase (Evidence 3 : Putative function from multiple computational evidences; Product type e : enzyme; MaGe:77308533), with protein sequence MSPQRQPESNAREPKQMSWLPTREDAFLLMESSSDAVFVADRSGRIVSLNPMAQQLVGRVRDVIGQPFQELMDCRLSAPNGTGSSPFQQMMKTGEVTMVPSHQWTRGDGTRFELSTTFWPRVQLAERVGAVIVTRDLTADIEVQRDVQRVARLAEDSPNPIVEFDGVGGMLYANTAMVELLTACGALEKGIEAMLPHDLETILKDCLRTRSATCRIEHMIADRVLAWSFFPLGDLDQIRAYGLDVTADVALRRAKEVAEESAHAKGIFLATMSHELRTPMNGVLGCTQLLQDTMLTDEQRQLLQSMHRSSEALLALVNDILDFSKIEAGKMSLEAADVHLRLLIEDVLTLVSGLAIKKELELTVEVAPDVPDRLRGDPVRLRQILFNLVGNAIKFTERGRVAISVALRPSPSLLPDSIRLEWKISDTGIGMTDEQQSRLFQAYSQAEASTARKFGGTGLGLMICRQLVELMGGGIAVESQAGSGTTFSYTTLLLPAIHRESADSMASEMGKPELRSDVPKRVLVADDNEINQVVACKFLQKLGYEVEIARNGREAVEAVSRTPYDAILMDCEMPEMDGYDATRAIRQRETETNSHIPVIALTGHASAEDAQICVQAGMDAVLTKPVTLPALRGILDRILRHA